In Yamadazyma tenuis chromosome 7, complete sequence, the sequence ACTCTTTCAACTTTCGTTATTGGTGAAACGAAAGAGTCAGTTCATtccaaagatcttgagcTGTGTAGAGAAGTTTGACACGCACGAAAAGCTTCAGTCAAATTATCAGACtcttgatgagttcaaattgaGTAGGAAGTATGTCGATAGACTCTTGCGTATTTTCATTGGGTATGTGTTCAAAAACCGGCAACTTCCATCTAATTTACAACAGTCCTTAGGCCAAAAATTGACCATTTTGACAGAACGTGGTGACGATGTGAGACGAAAAAACATCTTAGCAGCGGTGCCCCAAGATGCtaatatcaagaagaagaggttcGACGGATTCATCAACGGATCCAAGACTCTTAAGTCATTGGAttacaagaacttgtaCTGTTTAACTAATCCTGCcgatgagttgaacaatttcGATTTGGCATCTTTGCCCCAACACACATTAATCTCTATGACCATAGCAGCCTTGAACCGTGTGGACCcgaaaaagttgaacaaagccTTGGGTATAGTAGCAGAGAGATACAAATACGCATTATCCAATAGTTCACTTATGGATGGCACTGACAATGGTCGAAAGAGGAAATTCGAGCAGGATGAAAATGATGCTCAGAATGGAAATAAAAGAGAAAAGTTTGAAGGGGATGACGATGACAACGAAGGATTCTATGATTCTGGTTCTGTTTACAgtcttcctcctccaaagGAATTATCTTACCAAGAGAAAAGGGACCAAATAAACCTAATTATCCAAAATTTCCTCAGGGTGTCACAAATGTCCAcggaagaattggaagatgGTTCCAAGGATGAAGGAGAAAGCCAACTGGATGGTGTCAGCAGTGAGTTGACTAAAATAGCTATCAAGCATTGGCAGAAAGGATCGTGGATCGTGGTTCTCACTAGGTTGGCCACCAGAGGCATGAATTCCAACTATGAATCGGGTtctattgatgaagaaaagaacaaCGAACTAAGTGACATGATAAGAAATGCCATATTTGACTAtttcttggaaaatatCCACAGCAGAATTGATGTAATTATCGAATGGCTTAATGAAGAGTGGTACAGTGAAGTCGTCAACAAGGAGCTCAAACTAAAGAATGAAATCAAGACTAAAATCCTCCAAGATTACGAAGCCGGGAAGGTTGAAGACCTCGATGGTGAGATTAACAAACAGTTTGCGACTCTTAAAGAGAACATCGACACTCCCCAGTATAGCAAATGGAGTGCTAAAGTCTTGGACTCGATCATTCCATTCTTGGAAAGCAAGGACAGAAAGATCTTCATCAGACTTCTTAGTGACTTACCATTGCTAACCGACGAATTGGTTGGTAGGATCAAGTCATTATGTCTTGATCCCGTGCgaatcaagttgggattCTTATCTCTCCAGTACTTGATTATGTACCGCCCACCGGTAAAGCAGGCATGTTTGAACATCCTACAAGATTTGTC encodes:
- a CDS encoding uncharacterized protein (BUSCO:EOG09260C2V; EggNog:ENOG503NX2V; COG:A) translates to MHTASEIIRQLNEAKNLAFSSKETFPQVLRQILNFVNNPEPSIKLWCSTFLKDSFQSDESVLGNADKMDLAMDSLDSLIILSNEKHLEIFENVINSSIVIFKLVFKYVNENDGCDDVWAKLNQLKISLTSKFSTTFPLDSSDNEEHDRYRNLITKIQLIKFIVLVIDYQTKSDNDEHFNLNSVHPNHSLIKRQAIQAEAHGLLDNLLSVFEYDTLVTPLMNPLLFQLSLLVKRKSQFIPKILSCVEKFDTHEKLQSNYQTLDEFKLSRKYVDRLLRIFIGYVFKNRQLPSNLQQSLGQKLTILTERGDDVRRKNILAAVPQDANIKKKRFDGFINGSKTLKSLDYKNLYCLTNPADELNNFDLASLPQHTLISMTIAALNRVDPKKLNKALGIVAERYKYALSNSSLMDGTDNGRKRKFEQDENDAQNGNKREKFEGDDDDNEGFYDSGSVYSLPPPKELSYQEKRDQINLIIQNFLRVSQMSTEELEDGSKDEGESQSDGVSSELTKIAIKHWQKGSWIVVLTRLATRGMNSNYESGSIDEEKNNELSDMIRNAIFDYFLENIHSRIDVIIEWLNEEWYSEVVNKELKLKNEIKTKILQDYEAGKVEDLDGEINKQFATLKENIDTPQYSKWSAKVLDSIIPFLESKDRKIFIRLLSDLPLLTDELVGRIKSLCLDPVRIKLGFLSLQYLIMYRPPVKQACLNILQDLSESDQDDLKEEATKLLTKYK